From Punica granatum isolate Tunisia-2019 chromosome 1, ASM765513v2, whole genome shotgun sequence:
ATAGTTGGTTGGCAATAATATGTAGGAGAGATACCCTCAAGATTTTTGCTGAGCCAGTGAATGCTGCAGAGGTCTGTTTCTTAAGTGTCGTGTCGTATCCATGATTCTCGTCAAATATTTAGTCATTATTACTCAAGCAAGATGTTGTTTTCACAGGTGCAAGGCTATGACGTTGTTGTGAAGGATCCAATGGACTTTGGAACAATTTCATCAAAACTTAGCAGGGGAGAATATAAGATGCTTGAAGAATTTGAGGTTTGAGCAAAAAGAAGTTCCTCTTTGTATCTGGATATTGTTTAGAGCCGTACAGGAAAGAAACATGAGTCTCTACATTGTTCTGTTCGTAGGCTAGGATGATTCCAATAATGTAGTGTGTATACTATCTCCCCTCAGCTTTTAATTGGGATCAAACCAAAAATATAAGAATGTTGACTGACTCTGGAGATCACAAATCTATTGAATAAGTCATGGTTACGTAGACCAATTGGGTGCAGAAAGGTGGAATGTCTAATTTATTTACACTTTCTTATGTGTCAGCATGATGTTTTCCTGGTATTCAGCAACGCTATGCTTTTCAATGACTGCAGGACCGTCTTTTACAGACAGGTACTTATACTTTCTAGGCACAGGTTATTCTGATGAGTTCATATGACAAgtcaattttctttctttctgaaTTATGGGTTTTTTCTTACAGGCCCGTACAATTAGAGATGTTGCCAAAAAGTTATTTATGGCTCTTCGAACTAATGCTAGAAACTTTGAGATGGATTTCTCAATGGCAAGACGAGCCACTGATAGGTGGACAAAGTCAGAAGCTAGGCTTATTAACTCTAATTCATGTAATCTGTCAAGGAATGTAACAACAGCGGGAAAAGGTAGATCTTACTCATGGAATACCTCTTACCATGTATATTAATGCTTGTGTTGGCTGTGGGTGACATGCTTATTCTAAGATTAAGTTTCATTAAATTAGCTCCAGATTTTTCCCAATTGaagttctctctctccataTTATTGAGCTCTTCCAACTCCGAATTGATTCCTCATTTCAACTTTTCCATGTATGtttgttttctcttttggCCACTCCAAGTTTGTTTCGTTGACTGCCCAATTATTCACTTGCTCATAACTAATTCTCAGCAAGTGTATGAATAATCCCAATTCTCTTGAATCCTAACTACATTTCCCTAGCAGTGTTAGAATCTGCAGGAGGCAGGAAGTCTGAAGGTTTTGTACCCGGAAAGACAATCTATAACCCTCGAGCTTCTTATCCATATGACAATATGACGTCTGTATCAACAGTTCTGAATGCCCCAGGCTCTGCAAAATCTCTCTTACCAGTAAGTTGTGCAGGTTTTCATAAACATGGCTTGATAATTTTAGTAAAAAACAATACATATTTAGGCATTTTAATTCTTCAATTTTCATCAATATGTAAAtttcatgaaaagaaaaaaagagaaatttctgAATTATGGACTATGAAGCTGATTAGGAGCTGGTGGCTCTTTGGGTTTTGATAATTGCAGTTAAGTAATATCCtgcaaaaaaaagtaaaaaaaaatgccgtTAAGTAATCAAAGGAATTTGACATGACAGGATattgataaattatatgtaaCAATTGAAGGAATTTGTGCATGCTTATTTTCCTAGGAGCTTGTTCTTCCTCATTTTATTGTCCTTAATTTTGTAGATCAATCAGAGCTCTCTTGGTTATGGGCAGAATGCCAGTCGCACAGACAGCGTGTTGAAGTTTACTAGTGGTTTGGGCCCAGTAGCTCAGAGTATGTTGGATAATGGACCTCTTATGCGTCATAATGAGCCCTTACACCATGAATCCCAAGCTTTTAACCAACAGAAAGTTCCATGGACAGCATATCCTGGAAGCAGGATGCTCTCTTCTGTCTATCAGAATCCCTTTGGAAGCACTATGAGGAGTTCCAATCAGAACCCAGTTCGTAACCACCAGCAAGTTCCGTGCACAGCATCTACTGGAAGCGGGAAGCTTCCTTCTGTCTATGAGAATTCCCTCGGGAACCCTGCGAGGCTTTTCGGTCAGTACCCAGTCCATAACCACCAGCAAGTTCCATACACTGCATGTCCTGGAAGAGAAAAGCTTCCTTCTGTCTATCAGAATCCGCAAATTCCATCTGCAGCATATCCTGGAAGTGCAAAGCTTCCTTCTGTCCATCAGAACCCCTTTGGGAGCCCTGGGGGTGCTTTCGATCAGTACCCAGTTCGTGACCACCACCAAGCTCCAAGCGCAGCATCTCCAGAAAGTGGGAAGGAACCTTCTGTCTATATGAATCCCTTTGGGAGTCCTGTGAGGGTTCACGATCACAATGCAAATGCTCAGAGGGATGATTTCAACTTTGGAAGCACATCAACATCTAATGGAGGAAATCAGTCAATGTTTGATGGCATGAGTTTAGATGATTTCCTGACATATCTTCTCAATTTATAATTGCCTCACAATAATTGCCTACCCAAGAGGAGCATCGTGCTCCTTCATGACTTTGTGCTTCCCCCATGATTGCAAGGTGGACTCAGCTTAACCAACCTTCGAGTCTGCATGGACTTGCTTAGTGAAATTATCTACCTAGTGCTAAtttcttcctttataatatgAAAGACATCGGCATCTTGGTCCAGTATAAACCCGTGGCTTGACAAGGAGGGTTATTCCCGTACTCTTGTTGTTGCTGTTGTAGGGCTCACATTTGTTCGAGAACTCCTTTGAGAAATATTATCTTTTGAATGCTCCAGGATCAGTTCCAATGCTATGAATTTTTCTTCTCCTGTGTGGTAATTATATTAGTTGGATATATGATGCTGAATCTCGTCGATTTCACGTATTAATTAACTCTTTCACCAGATCATCATGAGGACTTTATCtcaatttttctataaattcaaaatctttCTGGCACAAGTTCTCAATGGTGTCAAGTTCTGCCATTGATCGTGGATTCGTGATTATGATAATAAAGTTAGGTTCAGCACAGTTGATTCCAATAATTGTGTTCATTTAGTAATGTTCATTTTTACTACAGATGGTTTTAAGAGTGCATCGTGTAAGAATTTCTCATTCGACCATGTAAAGCTAGTCAGTAGTTTCAAACAAGGATAATGAAGCAATTTGAACAATTAATTATGAGATGGATGATTATTATCTGTTGCATTCTTCTTGTTGGTATCACCCTTACAAGTCCAGAAAAAAGGGATAGAATTCGATTTCTAATTCATAGAAGTCTAGCTATAAGGAGCTAGaaatcaatattataaataccGGGAATCACCTGTCatcacatttgcaatatcCATAAAGTTGCGAAAGAACAACTTAGAGAAAGTTTCTCTCGCAGAGTCGAATAAGAACTGTCTTGAAGAGTTTGCTGAGATTTGAGATGAGATCGATCCTCGATATTACTCTATGGCAATATATGTTTGTTGAAACTTGATGTAATCCTTAAGTCAGTAGTAGGCATTGCCATATGTTTGTCGAATCTTGATGTAATCCTCAAGTCAGTAGTAGGCATACCAGTCAATAACTCTGTTGTGTTGGCGAGTCTACGTTTATTAACTTTGTAAAGATGTTGAAACGTATATTATCGAAAAGAAATTCACGGATATTAATTACTTGGCAACCTATTAGAGCGAGAGATTGATGATTCagcaagcaaaaaaaaaaaaaaaaaaaagagagagcaaGAGATTGATGCTTGAAACATGCTTTGTTCGATTTGAATTCAGTTTATTCCGACTAATGAAATTTCCGGAAGCTAGTTGATCTGCATTACACTTTTTGTattcctatttttttttatattttttctgatTCGAAAAAAAGGCAGCTTGTTTAACGACTCCAAATGTCAATAACTTTCCATTTCGGCAATATATACCATGTAAGCGAGGCATTGATGATTCGAGCATGTTTAGTTTGATCTGAAAACGGCTTACTCCAACAAGTGGAACTTTCGGAAATCCGTCTGATCTGTATACACTTCTCTTGAACTGCCGCTTTTTATTTGGTTCGATTTGAACAAAAGGTGGCTCGGGTTTAACGACTTTAACTATCTATGTGCCAGTGCAATGTGGTTGCGGCGTAAATTATCTGCGGAACAAAGAAGGAAAGTAAGCATTTAACTTTTCTATTAGCAGGTAGGGGTACTCCTTTATTATATGGTAGCCTCTTTATATTGTAGaagagaaattgacttttatttttctatgatTAGGGGCAGTCCCTGGCAACCTCTTTATGATAGAGTGGCTATAAAATGGTCACTCGAAGTTCCTTCTAGTTAAACCTTTTTCCCTATCAATCTTGCCGATAGTTTTTGCTTTCTTATACTTATACTCTTCAGTAACAGGAAAACTGTGAAAAATGCAGAAGATCTTCATGCAACATGTGATCGGTATATGCAGTCGGTTGCTCTTTCGCCCTTTTGGCTTGTATCTGGTGAGCAACTATCATAGACTATGTTGTTGTGTGTAAGTTTAGTTTTTTCACCAATTTTCACAAGGGCTGTTGCTTTTTTATCAATGAAAGCAAATGGGGGTAAGACTGATCAGTCTCTATCAGATCCTATATTTCTTCCTAAGACTGATCTGCCTTATTCATACAAAAACTTATTCTACAAAACTATGTCATACACTATGCATGATTTGGTGGCAATTCGATTATATACGGTGCTTGGTCAATGTAAAAGGGTCATTCTCCATGAGTTTTAAGGGATAAAGAGAGTGTGGAGGCTGAGATATCAGATCAACTTGATTGATTGGTATATCGAAGGGAATTCACACATGGTTAACTTCTATTCATTTGTTTTGCCCCATTGAGAATTTGAGTCCATAAGACAGTAACAAAATGTAGATCTCGGTCCATTAAAGGAAGCATATGAACTCTAAGCGAACTATATCTTTCAAGATAATAATGCATTGACCTTATTTTGGCATAAATTTCTCGTTTTGAAATTATCGTTAGCTCAATAAACCTAAGCATGCATCACTTAATCCTTTCGTTGCTTTTGTTTTGAGATAGTTCCTTGTTTTATTTCACTCTAGTGTCAGTCTCAAGTGTCATATGATTACAACTGTATAATCATCTAAACCCGTCTCTAGAGTTCATTGATTTACTACTGGACAGTGCTGCTCATGCTAAGAAGAGTTGTTTGATTGACGCGTGTTTTGTTGCAAAAATGGCAATGGCAGCAGCCGTAACAagaaacagatgaaaagtgatCAAACTTGTTAGTGAATGAAGATAGACGCGATGTACATCTCTGAACCTGGAGATACTAAATTAGAAGATATTAATgtaattattacatttttggCACGATGCAGGTATAGATTTTGCATTTCTCTCGGAAAAGTACAAGCCTTACTCGAGGGGGATCGTCGGCTCTCATAATTGCCTTCCCCTTGCGGTCTCTCTGTGCAGCAGCATCACAAGAACCTGACTCGTTCTCGACTGGGCCACCAGAAGTAGAAGGTTGGCTTTGCTGTTGGCGCAACATCCCAGGTGGTCCGAAGAAGTCGATTTCTATAGGGCGAGTTGCTGGCCGAGGTGGATGGTTCATGAACGGCTGAGGCCTTGGAGTTTTTGTCCTTAACCAATTCAAGTCTTGGCCTGCCTGTTCAAAACCACCTCGGTCGCTCCAGCCCGATTGGTAGACCAGTTGAGCTCTGTCATTACCGGAAGTTGGATGAATCCCAATGTCAGTTTGAGCACCTCCATTACAACTTGATCTCATCATATCATGAGTGCGCCATGGATAATAAGATGGTGAACTGCCACCATTGCTTATAGGCGGAGTTTGTTGTATTCCCATATCTAAAGATTTCATTTCCGCTGTTCTACCAAGGTTAATGACCTGCATATTCTTCTGCAGCCGGTTCGACAAGCATCTTTCTCTTGGTCCATTCTCTGTCTTCCATAACCTGTGTCCTGTGGGAAGCCTGCATTAAGGTCTAACCATTTGTTCATCGAATGAACGCCTCCCCCAACGTTGCCACCCCAATTTTCTATCGGAGTTCCCGTTGGAGCAACTCCTGAGCTTTGACCATGGCCGAAGCTCCTTCCAGCAAAATACGCACGGCCTTTACTTCTGTTTATAGTGCCCTTGCTTTTACTTGGAAATCTCCCGGAATTCTAGTCGGGGTTCACCGAAACAGCAGAGAATACCAACCCTCCGGAACATGCTGGAACAAGATTCCTAGTACTTCTGTCAGGTTGATAATTTGAGGTAGCGTAAGGGCTATGAGAGTTTTCTGCTTCATGGTTACCCAGATTTCTCATGAAAGCCCCTTGAGGTACGGGCTTCAAACCCTTCATGAACTCTAGCAACCTCTCCTTATACCAAAGCAAAACATGTAGATGCAAGAAAGCAGCTATTCAGCTGCACAAGCTCTTAATCATGACTAAGGCCAAAGCCCTCAAGAATTAGCATTGTCTCTACAAATGACAAGGTTCCGTGAGCGAGTAGCATTTTAAGTTCGGTTATATCATGTTTCATACttcaaatataatttatgtttATAATAAAACGGCATCGTTCTTATGACATTTTCATAcaacaatatttttttcatttggcAGGTTATGACAATATGCATATCAGTAATTGCCATTATTTCTCATATGTAATCAAATCCAATGAGTTTAccatgaaaaggaaaagaactcAAAGCCCGGCGCAAAGAGCCGTTGCCGCAATATCTATATAAAGTGAATGATGGAGCAATACAAGAGACATCACCAAATCCGAGGAGTCTCTTCAATGAAGCTATACGATACAAGATATCCTTACGGAGGTGCTCGTGGTAGTATTCCTTTCTATTCGTTTCTATGAAGCTGAGTCGGTTTGCTTCATCTGTAGTTTCAATTGTATCCAAGTTTGTTCTCGTATGATGATTGAAATATAGTTGTTTGCAGCTTCATCTACCGAATACTGAAAGTGCAAAGAGAGAAGTTGAGCAATCATGGCAAGCGAGGAGCTTAGAAGGAGTGCACGAGTTGTTGAATTAGAAGCAAGAATGGTCCAGGAAGCAGTAAACAAGAAGAGACAATCCATCGCCGAGGAAGATTGAGAAGTTGTTGAGCAATAAAAGATGTAGCTGAGAAGTTGTTGAGTAAACTCAGAGCTGACCCCGTGGActttgaaattaaattctcCATGGAAAGGCAGGCTGTCGACAGGCAGAGCGAGGATGGAGCAAGACTTCTGAATTCTTCCTCACGCAGCCCGTCGATCACAGGAAGGGCAGCAGGTTCTTATCATTGATCTTGCTTGGTCAGAGCGAGGCGTTCAGCTCAGCTATTCAGTCGATGAACAAATGGTTAGACCTTGATGCGGGATTCCCACAGGACACGGGTTATGCAGCTCCTTTGGGTTTTCCCTTCCCGGTCTCTGCATCTACAAACTTGACCACATCTTCCTCCTCCGCATGGAAGATTGAGAATGGACCAAGAGAAAGATACTTGTCAAACCCACCGCAGAAGAATATGCAGGTCATTAACCTTGGTAGAACAGCGGAAATGAAATCTTTAGATATGGGAATACAACAAACTCTGCCCGTGAGCAATGGTGGCAGTTCACAATCTTATTATCCATGGAGCACTCATGATATGATGAGATCAAGTCGTAATCGAGGTGCTCAAACTGACATCGGGATTCATCCAACTTCTGGTAATGACAGAGCTCAACAGGTCTACCAATCGGGCTGGAGCGACGGAGTTGGTTTTGAACAGGCAGGCCAAGACTTGAATTGGTTAAGGACCACAACTCCAAGGCCTCAGCTGTTCATGAGCCATCCACCTCGGCCAGCAACTCACCCTATAGAGATCGACTTCTTAGGACCACCTGGGATGTTGCGCCAACAGCAAAGCCAACCTTCTAATTCTGGTGGCTCGGTCGATAACGAGTCAGGTTCTTGTGGTGATGCTGCACAGAGAGGCACAGAGAGACCGCAAGGGGAAGGCAATTATGAGAGCCGACGATTCCCCCGATGATCCCTATCCCAAGCTTTGTATTTCCCTTTCTCAACTTTGTTAAATGCTAAAAGAGATCTGATCCGACATCTGCTGATACTAAGCTTGTAAGTATCATTGTTCCATTACACGTATTGCGATGTTGATCACATGCTACTCTTCTTATGAATGAAAGAGAGAACAAACTTCATAACATTTCTTGTTCTCATATTGCATGAAATTGAAATATCAtgtgaaatgaaaaattgaaccGAACAAAAAAACCCGTGAGACTTGAGTTGTATCTTAGGGACAACTTTGACACGCTGTCGGTAAGACAATTAATCGACAGTCTTGATCGGAGACAGAGGCACCGAAGAAATTACAGCCATAGATGACTGTAGCAGCAGGCAGCTGAAGCTGcttctcttccatcttctGTCAATTCACCATTATAATTCGCAGGCCGAGACGCCACTCAGTCGAATCCATCGGCAGCCGGAGTCGTCAGTGAGTTGCAGAATCTTAATGAACATTTTCCCGTCGATCCAATCTTCTTTTCATCTTAGAATCAGTTTGCTAAGATCATTGTCCCCCCTGATCTTCTCATCAGCTAACTGACAATTAAGAAACCTCTTGCTGTGATCTCTTATCGCTGCAGCCATGGAGCTCGTGGGGAAGAAGCATACACGGAATTTGTAGTTATATATCATCATCGTACCATAGAattaatagaatttttttacCATGATTTAAGGAAAAAGTAATCCGGAACGCTGTGTAAGAGGgaaattttttcattcttaaccttaaattagtaaataatataatatcatgCAGATTTCAAATAGAAACATcatcatataataattatttaatccttAGAATGATCAAATTACTAAATATAGATATCTCGTGCgcattcaaaattttccaataatttaataatttcgagataagatatatatgaaaattatttccttaataattaAGTATGAATTCCCTTCCTATTCATTAAAATATACCACTATAacatatacaaaaaaaagggaagtataatatttaaaattttgtaataaatatatacaaaatacaaaattgaaatAGGAATATATGcatcaactatatatatatatatatatttgtaatttttaccATTTATATACGATTTAAAATAACTAAAAGTTACGCatcaattataaaattttaatatatttaagtcTAGATGAGAAACTCAATATTTATTACTAAATATAGTATTTACACGTACCATTACTTAAGCGAAAGTTGGATATTGTAACCACCACCTTATTTATAGGACGTAGTTATAAAGTCAAAAATTCTTCTTATCCTTTATGTAAATATgctataattttaaataaattaaaatagtttaaatataatattatccaTTTAATATTATCATTAGCAATATCGTACTCGAGGCAAATGTAATTATCCTGTGCAGAGCGCGGTTGATCTCTAATTTACGTAATTAAACTGACGATTGTGAATGATGACGTGCTTCGGCGAGATTTCAACTTAGAAACGTACTTCCCGAGGCATCAAAACAGTGTTATTTATTAatctatagatatatatactatagattaattaattaattaatttattacaatGGGCTTGACTACTCCTCACACCAAGAAGtcgccttcttccttcttccatCCTCCCTTTCCTTCTTCTGTGTTGCGGACCTCAGCTTGGCTTCACCGCATCTCTCCGTCGGTGTTTGTCGGGAGCTTCAGATCCGTGGGATTAGCAGGCCGGCGATCGAGGGCAAGAGCAGCATTCAGCCATGGATCTGGCCCCAGAACAGCTGCAGTTCCTCACTATACCCGACATCCTACGGGAGTCCACCTCCATCCCCAAGCATTCCCCCCGGACCTTCTACCTCATAACCCTAACCCTAGTCTTCCCCCTCTCCTTCGCCATCCTCGCCCACTCCCTCTTCACCCACCCCCTCCTCGTCCAGCTCCAGTACCCTTCCTCTGACCCCGCCCAGACCCGCCACGACTGGACCCTCCTCCTCACCTTCCAGTTCCTCTACCTTATCTTCCTCTTCGGCTTCTCCCTCCTCTCCACCGCCGCCGTCGTCTTCACCGTCGCCTCCATCTACACCTCCAAGCCCGTCTCCTTCTCCAACACCCTCTCCGCCATCCCCAAGGTCTTCCGCCGCCTCTTCCTCACCTTCCTCTGGGTCTCCCTCCTCATGGTCACCTACAACGTCGTCTTCCTCGCGTTCCTCGTCCTGCTCATCGTCGCGATCGATACCCAGAATCCCCTCCTCCTGCTCTTCTCCATTCTCGTgatcttcctcctcttcctggTCGTCCACGTCTACATCACCGCTCTGTGGCACTTGGCCAGTGTCGTTTCCGTGCTGGAGCCCGTTTACGGTTTGGCGGCGATGAAGAAGAGCTACGAATTGCTTAAGGGTAGGACGCGGATGGCGGGGGTCCTGGTTTTTATGTACTTGGTGATCTGCGGAGTGATTAACATGATCTTCGGGGCAGTGGTCGTGCACGGGGGAGAGAATTACGGGGTTTTCACGAGGATCGTGGTGGGTGGAATCTTGGTCGGGGTTCTAGTGATAGTGAACTTGGTGGGTCTGATGGTGCAGAGCGTGTTCTACTATGTCTGCAAGAGTTATCACCATCAGGGCATCGATAAGATTGCTCTGCACGAGCATCTCGGTGGGTATCTTGGGGAGTATGTGCCATTGAAGAGCAGCGTTCAGATGGAGAACTTGGAGATTTAATGATTCAATCGGTGGGTGGATCTTTGTAAGTTGTTTATTAGCTCTATTTGAGGGAGAATTATATCTGTAAATTGGAAGCGGGTATTCGGGTTTACTCCTCATAGCATAAATATGTCCAGCAAACACGCCCTAGTTTGTCCCAAGCTGTTTCCTCTGATGCTTGTAAGTTGTAATTGTTGGACAAGTAAAATTATCAGTTGTCAGAAAGCtagtttttcttcttcatcgcATTCATGTGTTCCCCTGAGCAGGCAACAATTTTTGTTCTTTGGCCTTTCCCCGGCATTCATTGTATGGATAATGATGTTATGTGTCTATTTGCAAACTTGATCACCCGTGAAGGAAAATAATGGAATGTAAATACGCTGTTTGATCTTTTCTTTGAGATCTTCTGGAGTTGGTATCATTCTATTAGGTTAATGTGGAGTTAGCCCAATGTTGCCATCCACTTCTTGTCTTTGAGCTATGACGAACATGAACCTGTTTGAAACTTGAAGAATACAATTCGATGTGCTGATTTTTTCAAGCCTTCCCTTTTGTGTGGGTTGGAATGCCCGTATCCCTAATCTATACCGACCGCTGGATAGAACGTTTTGGCAGCTAATCCTGAATTGAGTATCCGTTTTCCTTCCCTTTCCTGCTAGGATTGGACTATTCCGATTTTCTGGTAGATGATATTTTCACTTATGAGGATATCCTCACTGGTGAATGCATTAGTCCATAACTAGGAAATGGCACTGAATTCTTTGTTGTTTGGCTTCGTTCCTGTTATTATTTGGTGGCTGTTTCTTGAGACCTGATTGGATTTGTTATCCAACGAGCTAATATGCTTGGTCATTTAAAAGTTCAAGGTGCTTTAATTTGCGTGCCGTAAGAAATTAGCTGTTTCAAATGCATTCAATTTAGCTGCATACTCTGTGTAGTGACAATTCTGATTTGTTATTTCTGGATTTGCGGATAAGAGAAGAGTAGATGctacttttcaattttgaagCAAGTCACATGCATGTACTATgtgctatcactgtggaaaatACTTTTGAGAACTAAACCTGCAGCTCCAAGTAGGTCTGCTTGCTGCAACTAAGCATGAAACTAGAGTTGATACGTCTGCCAGTTTTTTGATTCAAGTTTTGATGTCAGTGAAGCATTCTCTCGTGAGACGGCAT
This genomic window contains:
- the LOC116192821 gene encoding uncharacterized protein LOC116192821 isoform X1, producing the protein MSCGEHRRSTRIVELEAKKPEKAVNKKKLEISFGTAEGQFSQRQRRKKPKVNHGSSIRATASDEAVAASSNTPLPPTSALELLLDILKRRDTLKIFAEPVNAAEVQGYDVVVKDPMDFGTISSKLSRGEYKMLEEFEHDVFLVFSNAMLFNDCRTVFYRQARTIRDVAKKLFMALRTNARNFEMDFSMARRATDRWTKSEARLINSNSCNLSRNVTTAGKVLESAGGRKSEGFVPGKTIYNPRASYPYDNMTSVSTVLNAPGSAKSLLPINQSSLGYGQNASRTDSVLKFTSGLGPVAQSMLDNGPLMRHNEPLHHESQAFNQQKVPWTAYPGSRMLSSVYQNPFGSTMRSSNQNPVRNHQQVPCTASTGSGKLPSVYENSLGNPARLFGQYPVHNHQQVPYTACPGREKLPSVYQNPQIPSAAYPGSAKLPSVHQNPFGSPGGAFDQYPVRDHHQAPSAASPESGKEPSVYMNPFGSPVRVHDHNANAQRDDFNFGSTSTSNGGNQSMFDGMSLDDFLTYLLNL
- the LOC116197893 gene encoding uncharacterized protein LOC116197893, translating into MDLAPEQLQFLTIPDILRESTSIPKHSPRTFYLITLTLVFPLSFAILAHSLFTHPLLVQLQYPSSDPAQTRHDWTLLLTFQFLYLIFLFGFSLLSTAAVVFTVASIYTSKPVSFSNTLSAIPKVFRRLFLTFLWVSLLMVTYNVVFLAFLVLLIVAIDTQNPLLLLFSILVIFLLFLVVHVYITALWHLASVVSVLEPVYGLAAMKKSYELLKGRTRMAGVLVFMYLVICGVINMIFGAVVVHGGENYGVFTRIVVGGILVGVLVIVNLVGLMVQSVFYYVCKSYHHQGIDKIALHEHLGGYLGEYVPLKSSVQMENLEI
- the LOC116192821 gene encoding uncharacterized protein LOC116192821 isoform X2, which translates into the protein MAVTLQWDFYKEQKKWVSQSILRRTFPKFVRQVNHGSSIRATASDEAVAASSNTPLPPTSALELLLDILKRRDTLKIFAEPVNAAEVQGYDVVVKDPMDFGTISSKLSRGEYKMLEEFEHDVFLVFSNAMLFNDCRTVFYRQARTIRDVAKKLFMALRTNARNFEMDFSMARRATDRWTKSEARLINSNSCNLSRNVTTAGKVLESAGGRKSEGFVPGKTIYNPRASYPYDNMTSVSTVLNAPGSAKSLLPINQSSLGYGQNASRTDSVLKFTSGLGPVAQSMLDNGPLMRHNEPLHHESQAFNQQKVPWTAYPGSRMLSSVYQNPFGSTMRSSNQNPVRNHQQVPCTASTGSGKLPSVYENSLGNPARLFGQYPVHNHQQVPYTACPGREKLPSVYQNPQIPSAAYPGSAKLPSVHQNPFGSPGGAFDQYPVRDHHQAPSAASPESGKEPSVYMNPFGSPVRVHDHNANAQRDDFNFGSTSTSNGGNQSMFDGMSLDDFLTYLLNL